The Paenibacillus beijingensis nucleotide sequence TCACGTGCAATAATCAATTCTTCCCCAAGTGCCGGAATGCCTGGATCGCCAAGCAGGGAACTGAATTTGCCTCGGTTAAAGGAGCCGCTTGTTACGAAGCGATGATCCTCGCAATGCGAACTAATCGGCACATCGAGCTCGGCAGCTTTACAAAAACAATCATATAGGATGCCGGGATCCATAACCGTCCTGCCGTCATCTGTAAAGGTTACGGCTCCGGCTTTACGAAGGCTCTCCATATCGGTTAATATTTGTCCCTCAATCCCGTAAGTCATCGCCGCCGAAGAAAAAACCTTAACCGCCCCGTGCCGTTTTCCGGTCTGCAGCACATAGGTTAAGGTTTCAACCGTATCAATAGCGGGCTTGGTGTTAGGCATGCAGACCACGGCGGAAAATCCGCCTGCTGCTGCAGCTAATGAACCGGTTTGAATCGTTTCTTTCTGAGGAAAACCCGGTTCTCTGAAATGAACATGAATATCTACAAGTCCTGGCACAACCAGTAAGCCGGTAGCATCAATAACCCGTTCGGCCTCCTCATGCTGTGCATCTCCGATCCGCATGATTTTTTCATCTTCGATAAGCACATTGGTCGTTTGTATAAAAGCGGTGTCGGGATTAATAACGGTGCCGTTTTTTATAAACGTTTTCAAAAAGGTCACTCCTTCGTTCATTCGATTATAGGATAATATCAATAATATTCATGCATGAATATGTTCTATTAGACAAATAAATAGCCCTTTATTTGTCTAAACAGATAACTATTATTATCAATTTTCAAGATTTGGTATACCTTCACTTTTTTCGAAAAATAATTATTGCGTAGCAATGTATATTATTGTATATTAATTTACACGAGTGATGAGAATAAAAAGAAGGTTGTTGATCAAATGAATAGTACCGACAAAGTTAAAGTTCTCTCCGACTTATTCCATTTAATTAATTTTTATTATGAAGGGCGTGATCAACCATCTGAAGTGAACATTTTTGAAAGCCTGAAGAATTATTGCGAAATTCTCGATGTGGATTATGATGAATTTAGAAAAGAATTTGGAATTAAAATGTGGGATGAGCTTCGTTAGATCAAATCTGAGTTTTTGTGTAGTCGAGAAATGGTGGGCAATTATAATGGTTGTTTTCTGTTCTCTTTCGTTATACATATTTATCTAATCTTTCACTCTGATTCCCGGATCAAGCGCTGAAATTGCTTCTTCCATTATTAGGATTACAGGTTTCCCAAAAATGCACACGCCAAAGCTAAACGCTGCCTTTCTCCCCGGATAAATTACCGCCTCCAGTTCCGCTTTCGGTATCATATTCGTTTTGGCAAAATTAGAATGAAAGCAAGCTAAACCCCGTTAATGGAGATATTCCCTTTGTTTAGCACATGTCTCTTTCTTGCAACCGAACCTGCATTAATAAATGTAATGCCGCTTGCAATTTTCTTACTTGTCTCAAACGCATGAATCGATGTCATTAATAGCAGCACAAACTGAAAGGCAACAATAAACATACCATTGGTAATCTTTCCTTGTATGGCGCCATAACCTACTAGCGAGAATGGTTAAATTGCAGCGTCAAATCTATTAAGAACAAGCAACTCGCTGTTCTTTTCATTAACTTATCGGGAAGTTCACTTGAGTTTGTCCGAAAAATGCTTAACGACAATAAAGGAATCAAAGCTGAATACCGGTAAAGCTTCGAAGCAACGAAGCAGAAAATAATAGAAATGGTGGGATTGTAGAAGGGGACCGTCTTGAGATGCGGATGCGTCACTATAAGCATACGGGGGATTTCGGACTTATAGGCAATCGCGGTAAGCGGAAGAAATATGCTGATGACGAACGTTATGTCAAATGTCTGAGATTGAGAACGCTGTCCCTGGTGGAACTCCGTCACGAACTGAAGCCGGCGTCTCCTCCGACGTTATGACGCCGCCATCAGGCGGCCGCCCCTTTCCCGCTGGAACTGCCCCTACACCCGGCTTGAGCGCGGGCCGGATGCGGGCTCGTACACATAGTAACGGCTCAGCTTGACCACCCGGCGGTTCGCCTTGCGGATGACGACGGTCTCCTCATCCCATGCGACGACCGTTCCCACCACGTCGTTCTGCTCTATTCCGTCACGCACGACCCGCACCTTCTCGCCGGATACCCGGAAGCCGTCAAGCACCTCTTCGCTTGTTAACATCTAACTACCCCTTTCCGCTTCGTTCCAAACTTGTGCAACTTTTAATCTAACAGATAAAGGGACCTCAAGTGCGCTTTCGCATTCACTGAGGTCCCTTTGCAAACCTTACTATATGAACGGTTAACCGACATGCTCCTTCGTATCGTTGGTTTCAAACCACTCGTCAAGAACACGGGACGACATGACTCGCTTTGCGATATAATCCGCTTGACGTTCCGTAAAGAGATGCTTCCATTCGATCTCCAGTTCCTCCGACAGCTTGACGATTGTCAGAAGCTCCGACCAAGCCACATAACGTTTGTACCAGAAAAATTGAGGGTGTTCGATCATGTACGGGTACAAATCATCAAACTCGGTATGTTTACAATCGAGCGCACGCTCGAAATGAATTTTGGCATCGGACAACTTTGCTTCAACAAATTCGTTGGATATTTCCCCCATATCCTTCTGCCTCCCCTCAGGATCTAAAATCTATTATAGAATAAATGTGAGCCGGGGAAAAGAGTTGTTTGGCGATTTCCGGAAAATTTCCATCTCGTGTAACAAAAGGGCATGTTACTCGAAGCGGATCTCCCCGTTATCAAGCGACGCCACCCGCACAAGCGATTCCACGCGTATGCCCTGCTCCCGCAGCGTACGCGCTCCCACCTGAAACGACTTCTCGATGACAACGCCCATCCCGACAAGGGTCGCGCCCGAACGTTCAATGATTTTGATCAAACCGCGGGCCGCATCCCCATTGGCGATAATGTCGTCAATAAAGAGAACGCGATCCTCCGGCTTCAAAAACTGCTTGGATACCATTATATCGGTCACAATCCCTTTCGTAAAGGAAGGGACACGCTCCATATAGGAATCCGGGTCGGCAATCAGCGTTTTTTTGCGTCTTGCGAACACAAGCGGCACTTTCATCTCTTGCGCGGTCGTGAAAGCGACCGGAATTCCGGACGATTCGACCGTAATGATCTTCGTTACGTGCTCTTCCGCAAACAGACGCGCAAACTCCTTGCCCATCTCCATCGTCAATTCGGGATCCACCTGATGATTAAGCAAAGCATCCAATCTCAGAACATCGCTTGTCAGCACCGAAGCTTCTTTTAATATCCGTTGTTTTAACAAATCCATATCTCGCCAGCCTCCAGCATTTCTTTCCCGATAACGTAACATATGTCAGCCTCTCCCTGCAAGCAAAACGAAAAATAATGTCATGCCTGTCCCCATCCGGACATACCTTGTTTAGAGAAGGCAAGAGGGAGCGGGGGAGGAAGATGCTGAAACAAACGGGGTTCATTCTGCAAATCGCCTTTACGTATATGGGGACGATTGTCGGGGCCGGTTTCGCAACCGGACAGGAGATTCTGCAATTTTTTACCCGCTACGGCAACTGGGCCGTGTTGATGATTATCTTTGCAACGTGCATCTTCATTTGGCTCGGATGCAAGATGATGCTGCTTGCCGGTGAAATCAAAGCCCGTTCCTACGAGGATATGAATAAAGCGCTGTTCGGGGACCGGTACGGCCGCTGGATCAGCCACTTTATGCTAATCGTTTTGCTTGGCGTCAATTCGGTCATGCTGGCCGGCGCGGGAACGATCTTTACCGAAAATTGGAACGTCTCTTATCAAACCGGGCTGCTTATTACCCTAATCGGCTGCTACTTCCTGCTGCGTAAAGGAATGAATGCCATTCTGACGGTGAACAGCATCGTCGTGCCGGTCATGCTTCTGTTCACAATCATGGTCGTCATCGATACCTTCCATACGCCGGGAGCCGGCCGCTGGGTTACGCTGGCCACCGATCATTCGCCGCTCGCCGCATGGGCTTCGCCGTTTCTTTATACCGCGTTTAACCTGTCGATGTCCCAAGCGGTGCTCGTACCGCTCGGAGCCGAAATCCGCAGCCGCAGAACGATCGTGCTCGGCTCCTGGGTCGGAGGCATCGGGATCGGTTTTATGCTGCTTGCGGGCCATATCGCGCTTTCGCTGCACATGCCGGGCATCCAGCAATACGAAATTCCGATGAGCGGCATCGCCCGCCACCTCGGTTCAGGCATTCAGCTGATTTATATCTTTCTCATTTTTGCCGAAATATTTACAACGCTGATTGCGGATATTTACGGGCTGACGCTGCAGCTGCAGGAGCGTCTTAAGTGGCCCCGAAACTTACTCATCCTTTTTATTTTGTCGATTTGCTATCTGACAAGCCAACTCGGCTTCGGCCCGCTTCTGACGACGCTGTACCCGCTGTTCGGATTCGTCAGTCTCGGATGGCTGGTGTTAATGATCCGCAAAAAATTGTCCCACACGGAATAACCGCCTCTTATATGAAAGCAGCATCCACCAAGGCCGCGTCCGCGATCCGTCAAGATGAAGCTTTCCCTATTTAAAGCAGCATGAAAAAGAACCTCCGTCCCGCTGGAAATGCGGTTTCGAAGGTTCTTGACTCGTTACTTTGTATTACTTTGTGTTAGGACAGGCTTCCGTATATACTTGCTTCAACTCCGAAATGACCCGGGTCAGCGAGTAGGCTTTCTTCGCTTTCTCCCATCCTGCACGAGCCAAATTGTAGCGGTACGTAGGATCCGACAGCACTTTCTCCAGCGCGTCGGCAAGCGCGGCAGGCTGATCTGGAGGAACGAGCAGTCCGTTCACTCCGTCCTCGATCTGCTCGGAAATGCCGCCGACATCCGTTCCGACAAGCGCAAGCCAGCACAGCGCCGCTTCGGCAAATACGGAACCGAACGCCTCCGCTCTGGAAGGCAGAACGAATACATCGAAGAAAGGCATGAATTCTTCCGGATGCAGCATATAGCCGTAAAAAATGATGTCATCGTACAATTCAAGCTCAACGGCAAGCTGCTCCAACTCTTCGCGGATCGGACCGTCCCCGATAATATGCAGCACGAAGTTGAATCCTCTCTGCTTCAAGTCGGCACAGGCATGAAGCAGAATATCGAGACCTTTGGCAGGTACGAGCCGGCAAACCGTAATGAGCTGGGGAACCGCATTTTCGTGGGATATCGGTTTGAAACGCCGTTCATCGTAGCCGTTGGCGATCACTTTCACCTCATCCGGCCGCTGAATATAAGGAACCATGTAATTCCGGAACGATTCGGATACGGTGAGCAGCCGGTCGACGGTCTCCTCCAACTCGCCGTATATGGATGTCAGAAAGCGGTGCTCGGGTCCATCCGGCTGAATTTTGCCGTTCAGAATCAATTCCCTTTCATAACTGGAATGAATCGTCATGACGAGCGGCGTTTCCGGATAAAGCTTCTTCATGGCCAGCGCCGCAATCGGATGATGAGCGTGAATTAAATCGTAGGACCGTTTGATGCGCATCCGCGTCCACCAAATGTAGTCCCGGTATGTTTGCACATATTTATCTACGATGGGATTGCCTGCAAATTGAGCGACGTCGAACGTATTGAACGTGACTTCCTCCTGGCCCTTGCCCCTTAACCGTTTCGGTAACGAAAACATTTCCATCGGCCATCCGGCTTTGTTGAAACGTTCCTGGACATATGGAATCATCGAGGAAACGCCTCCCGGCTGCTCCGGCGGAAAAAACAATGCCTGCAAAATTTCCAACGTCCTGCCTCCTATGGTTTCTGTTTCCACAAAAACCTCAACGTAAGCTTATGCTCTTTCGACGGGAAGTCTTTCCCGCTTGCCAAAATTATGATATATTAGAACGTATGTTTCTGTAAAGCTTTCTTACAGTCGTTAATTCTAACAAACGGTGATCGCTCATGACAATATGGATATGGCTTGCCGGTCCTTACGGGCAATTGCTGTCCTCCGCTTGCGTAATAACGGTGCTGCTGATGATGGAGTTTATGGCCTTCGCCTTATACAAAAGCTATCGCAAACATCCCGTCCACAGACTGCTGATCGGCGCGCTGCCGCTAATGATAATCCAGCAGGCGCTGCTTGCCTGGGTGATGCTCGCACCTGCAGCCGTCTTGCCCGAGCTTCGCCTGCTCAACCGGCTGCTTGGAATCTCTTCTTTTATTATTATAAACTTTGTGTTCATGAAATTATATAGCCGGTCTTCCGC carries:
- a CDS encoding membrane protein — protein: MLKQTGFILQIAFTYMGTIVGAGFATGQEILQFFTRYGNWAVLMIIFATCIFIWLGCKMMLLAGEIKARSYEDMNKALFGDRYGRWISHFMLIVLLGVNSVMLAGAGTIFTENWNVSYQTGLLITLIGCYFLLRKGMNAILTVNSIVVPVMLLFTIMVVIDTFHTPGAGRWVTLATDHSPLAAWASPFLYTAFNLSMSQAVLVPLGAEIRSRRTIVLGSWVGGIGIGFMLLAGHIALSLHMPGIQQYEIPMSGIARHLGSGIQLIYIFLIFAEIFTTLIADIYGLTLQLQERLKWPRNLLILFILSICYLTSQLGFGPLLTTLYPLFGFVSLGWLVLMIRKKLSHTE
- a CDS encoding glycosyltransferase family 4 protein; the protein is MEILQALFFPPEQPGGVSSMIPYVQERFNKAGWPMEMFSLPKRLRGKGQEEVTFNTFDVAQFAGNPIVDKYVQTYRDYIWWTRMRIKRSYDLIHAHHPIAALAMKKLYPETPLVMTIHSSYERELILNGKIQPDGPEHRFLTSIYGELEETVDRLLTVSESFRNYMVPYIQRPDEVKVIANGYDERRFKPISHENAVPQLITVCRLVPAKGLDILLHACADLKQRGFNFVLHIIGDGPIREELEQLAVELELYDDIIFYGYMLHPEEFMPFFDVFVLPSRAEAFGSVFAEAALCWLALVGTDVGGISEQIEDGVNGLLVPPDQPAALADALEKVLSDPTYRYNLARAGWEKAKKAYSLTRVISELKQVYTEACPNTK
- a CDS encoding dihydroorotase is translated as MTFLKTFIKNGTVINPDTAFIQTTNVLIEDEKIMRIGDAQHEEAERVIDATGLLVVPGLVDIHVHFREPGFPQKETIQTGSLAAAAGGFSAVVCMPNTKPAIDTVETLTYVLQTGKRHGAVKVFSSAAMTYGIEGQILTDMESLRKAGAVTFTDDGRTVMDPGILYDCFCKAAELDVPISSHCEDHRFVTSGSFNRGKFSSLLGDPGIPALGEELIIARDILFAEETGARLHIQHVSTARGVQLIREAKARGVRVTAEAAPHHFSITDEQALLSGTMAKVNPPLRTEQDVEAVVQGLSEGTLDAIATDHAPHTIAEKSHPLERAPFGLVGLETAVGLTFTKLVHPGKLQLMDAISKLTINPANIMGLPAGRLEEGHAADIAIIDPNKEWIVEPDTFHSKSRNTPFSGMKLKGKAVLTMVNGNIVYDENSPSG
- a CDS encoding xanthine phosphoribosyltransferase, yielding MDLLKQRILKEASVLTSDVLRLDALLNHQVDPELTMEMGKEFARLFAEEHVTKIITVESSGIPVAFTTAQEMKVPLVFARRKKTLIADPDSYMERVPSFTKGIVTDIMVSKQFLKPEDRVLFIDDIIANGDAARGLIKIIERSGATLVGMGVVIEKSFQVGARTLREQGIRVESLVRVASLDNGEIRFE